The sequence below is a genomic window from Psychrilyobacter piezotolerans.
CCTTGGCTAAAAACCAATATAAAAATCCTCCTGCTGCACATAGGGCAGCATACAGGTCTTCCTTCAATATAAATGGGATTTCAGAAACCAGCATATCTCTGATCACTCCTCCGCCTACACCAGTCAGGGTAGCCATTACAGCTGTAGAAAATGGCCCTAAATTAGCGTTCACACCTTTTTCTGCTCCAATTATGGCAAAGGCAGCCAATCCTAATGCGTCAGATATCATTACAAGTCTTGAAATTCTCCTGCTGCCTTCTAATTTATTGTGTAAAAAAAAGTAACTGATCAGTGCTGTAACCACAGCTAAGTATGCATCCCTTTCATTGAGAAGTGATACCGGAATTTTATTTAGGAGCATATCCCTTATGATTCCACCACCTACTGCAGTTATTACGCCCAGTACAATCACACCAAAAATATCTAACCTGTATTTCAATCCCTTTAACATCCCGGATATTGCAAAAGCTACAACACCTATATAATTTGTAATCTCGAAAAACATCTTCCCTTTACACTCCTAATCTTTTCTCTTTTATTATTTTTTATTTTATTTTTGACGCTAAATTTTATTTAATTGGCGTATTCGTGGTTAATCTCCTGGTCTTTAATTATCCATTGTACATTTGGGATTCCAATTATTAGTTATCCCTGCCTTATATACATATTTAAAATATTCACTAAAAAACCAAACATTGGATCGATTATCTTCCATAGTATCCCCAGGTAACTTAGGGC
It includes:
- a CDS encoding trimeric intracellular cation channel family protein, producing the protein MFFEITNYIGVVAFAISGMLKGLKYRLDIFGVIVLGVITAVGGGIIRDMLLNKIPVSLLNERDAYLAVVTALISYFFLHNKLEGSRRISRLVMISDALGLAAFAIIGAEKGVNANLGPFSTAVMATLTGVGGGVIRDMLVSEIPFILKEDLYAALCAAGGFLYWFLAKEKILERESLAYTIFLLLFAIRMVAIKYKLNLPGKFREIKI